A region of Corvus cornix cornix isolate S_Up_H32 chromosome 3, ASM73873v5, whole genome shotgun sequence DNA encodes the following proteins:
- the OVOL2 gene encoding transcription factor Ovo-like 2 — translation MPRAFLVKRRSPQPAVRSWDGLPDEERADTYIPGGIGCVLLGYEDSCSLESSGSSGTRDAEPSDPPTPQPAPGELGTAGGMLLDLAVKRPMVRSKIKFTTGTCNDAALHSCELCGKGFRLQRMLNRHIKCHSQVKRHLCTFCGKGFNDTFDLKRHVRTHTGIRPYKCEVCNKAFTQRCSLESHLKKIHGVQQQYAYKQRRDKLYVCEDCGYTGPTQEDLYLHVSGVHPGSAFLKKTSKKLAAVLQTKLSPVLQRNSKEDGKDE, via the exons ATGCCCAGAGCCTTCCTGGTGAAGCGCCGGAGCCCGCAGCCGGCGGTGCgcagctgggatgggctgcCCGACGAGGAGAGAGCCGACACCTACATCCCAG GCGGGATCGGCTGCGTGCTGCTGGGATATGAagacagctgcagcctggagagcagcggcagcagcgggaCCCGGGACGCCGAGCCCAGCGACCCCCCGACGCCCCAACCTGCCCCCGGCGAGCTGGGCACAGCCGGGGGGATGCTGCTGGACCTGGCCGTCAAGCGCCCCATGGTCAGGTCAAAAATCAAG TTCACCACGGGCACCTGTAACGATGCTGCCCTGCATAGCTGCGAGCTGTGTGGAAAAGGCTTTCGCCTGCAGAGGATGCTCAACCGTCACATCAAGTGCCACAGCCAGGTGAAGAGACACTTGTGCACCTTCTGTGGAAAAGGCTTCAACGACACCTTTGATCTGAAAAGGCATGTCCGGACCCACACTG GGATTCGTCCTTACAAGTGTGAGGTTTGCAACAAGGCCTTCACGCAGCGCTGCTCGCTGGAGTCGCACCTGAAGAAGATCCACGGCGTGCAGCAGCAGTACGCCTACAAGCAGAGGAGGGACAAGCTGTACGTGTGCGAGGACTGTGGCTACACGGGCCCCACGCAGGAGGACCTGTACCTGCACGTCAGCGGCGTCCACCCCGGCAGCGCCTTCCTGAAGAAAACCTCCAAAAAACTCGCAGCTGTTCTGCAAACCAAACTGAGCCCCGTCCTGCAGAGGAACTCCAAAGAGGATGGCAAGGACGAGTGA